The Xyrauchen texanus isolate HMW12.3.18 chromosome 17, RBS_HiC_50CHRs, whole genome shotgun sequence DNA window aaataattaaaatatggttaacaaaggagattagagtgagatattccctctctctctttcttctcctcTTCTTCCTTCCTCAAATGGTTGGTTCAAAACGGCTCGCCTATAGACTTCTTTACAAGGCAGGCCTTTACAACTAAAACCAGGGCCCGTATGTATAAAACTTCTAAGAAATGCTCTTAAGAATAGTCTTAAGCTTTGACTTAAGTGTCAGAAAACACTTAGTAAAGAGTAGGACTTTTTTAAGAGTAGGAGACTTTTATAAAGCAGCTAAAAGCAACTTTCAGTAAAGTATAAGACTGATTCTTAAGTGCTGACTGAAGTGGGACTTAAGTGCTGTGAACTAAGGACTACAATGATGTGAACCCAAAATGTCCGCCCTGAACCTCTGAATCAGCCAATAGTGAGCCTGCAAGGGTGAGGTCACAGCAGCGTGACacaattaattcattatttaattaagaCATAACAATTATTTCAATGTTTCAATTTATTTAGAATAATTCGTTTTTGCTTTGTGCAAAAAGATTACAAATAAGTACATGCATTTATTTCACACAATTTTAATAGAGTTTCAACACATTAAATGGACATATGTGATGCTATTGAAGTAATTAAGATGATGAATCACATAATTAAAAATTGCACTCACAGCTGTATATAAAGGAAAGACAAAAGTTGCAAATTGGTAAAAAATGGATGCAAAAAGAAAACCAAACTGGTTCAAGGAAGAAAATCTTCTTCTAGTGCAGTCAGTCCTTAAATGGAAGGACGTGATAAGAGGAAAATTCAGTCCGACTTTAAcaagcaaagaaaagaaaaacgcaTGGCAACATATTGTAATGACAGTAAATGCAGCATTTCCTCGGACAAGACGTTCAGCAGAGGATTGTGAGAAAAGGTGGTACAATGTGTTGGCAAAAACACGCAAGGAAATTGCAGCATATAAAGAAAGCATGCGAGCCAcaggtacattttattttagcttATTAAACCATTTTATATGAAATGATTGTCTCCATGTGGTCAGCAGCTGAGTTCTTGTCAAACAGGTGGGGGACCTCCATGTAAACCTCTGTCTGAGATTGGCGAAATAGTAGAGGAGATACTTGGTACGGCCAATCCCTCTATTTGTGGCATTCCAGATGCCCCAGACCCTGCACTTCTCAAATTGAAGGAGTTACAAAGATGGTAAGAAGAAAATTATGCATGTAATAATGTATGCATGTAATGTGCCTTTTTAATAAATTGATAGTATTTCAATCACCACATTGAATTGAATAAACATGTTTGCACTGTTTAATATTTTCTGCATGTGGATAATTCTGGAGCCGGTACATCAGATGCATCTTCTCCTGTATCATCTCAGGACATCTCCCTGTGTCCTCCAGATGAGCCTTCTGCCTCACAAGACACTGGATTTGCACAGGGCGCAGCCACTGAGGATGACATTGAGTCCCTTAAAAGAAAAAAGCTCAAATTGCAAATTAAGTTGCTGGAAATTCAAAATGAATATTACTcactaaaactgaaaaaaattaagaatactCAATGATTGTACATATGCTTTGTGTAATAAAATTGTGTAAGTAAAAATTAGTTTGTTGTTACTTATTGTATACAAGTTTGCTTACCCAAAATGTGAGTTAGCAAAGCAGTCCCTGAATGATGCTCTTCCCGAAATGCTTTGTACTGTGTGTTCGGTGGTTTTGTCATCATTCTCATCATAATCATGATCACTGTCATCATCACTATGATCGTCAttttcatcgtcatcatcatcatcatcatcaagcaATGGGAGGTTACGAGCTTTGCAAATATTGTGCAAAATGCCACAAGCCATAATAATGCGACAAGCACGCTCAGGTGAATGTCGAATCTCTCCATGAAGGACATGGAATCTTCTTTTCAGCTGTCCAATTCCTCTCTCTACCACGGCTCTTGTTACTTTGTGTGCTCTTCATGACGCAAAAACGATAAAAGAACATAGGTCAGATAAGTCAAGAATGCACTCATTGAACAAAATTGGTATCTTGTCTACAGTTCAGTCCAGTACAGTACCTGATATAATTGAGCTGCTGTTCTCCTTGAGGTCTTCTGTAAGGGGTGAGATTGAGGGTCTTGTAATTGGCATCAAATACGACTTGAACATTGATGCTGTGGAATCCTTTTCGATTGATGTATGTCTCCTCATTTATACTTGGAGCAATGATGCGTACATGGGTGCCATCAATGGTTCCAACAACTCCAGGGAAACCCGCAATCCTCATAAAATCTGCTTGCTTTTGCCGTATAGTTTGAAGGTCAGTTGGGAAGTCAATGAACTGCTTTACTATGTCTGGTGTGGTTAGCGCAGCAACAGTGGTATTTAAGACCCTGCTAACTGTGGACTGTGATGGCCCAAAGTCATCACTGGTGCATTGCTGCATTTTTCCAGTCGCCAAGAAACGCAGAGTCATTATAACTTTCATTTCTGCAGTTAAGGCATTGTTTCTTACAGTGGGAGAAGTTATTGAATTTCTGACTAGGTCAGTAACAAAAATAATACCCTGAAGATCAAGCCTGTATCGTTTGATCAACTCTCTGTCACTGatgtgcggtctgggtaggcaaactaggcactgcctaccctgccaaaattcaaaaataaaatgtttattaaataataaacttgtatttatatttttactttttattcttgtgatttttatatatgcaatatgtgtgttattccaattgtttagacgttatgatgacaaatgtagcagttacgcataatcaactaaaaacaaatggtagaataagcagtgcttttacggtccattcattgcagacggcaagcggaaaacccatgttgcgcatgcgcacttcgatcctgtattaacatgtacggcaaaaagcacaaatctgctgtgacttttgacgtaaatatgttatgcccgtaatcatctccgttacgtatcagacatggaccaattaaaatcgagatattcctggacatttgcgtagctaacctcattacaccacagctagccaaaatcaaaatcaaaatgacagcaccggctgtaatcacagaattaagaaatttttccaagctcgattttaattccaaatatgagttaattgcaagagggaggtctacgccagccttagatggactagtacagcaaaagggcccacaacttatccgatcatttcaaactgattggtatgtaagaaaagattggctatgtggctgtgcgcttgtgtgtgtgtgagagagagtgagtgagtgtacacgatatacatcctgatttggacatttcttgatatgccgcgcttgtgcgtaatgttcactgttattacgtattattagcttaaacaataaatcaggtaatctggctttcataactcagtgcctagcctctttaagacatcaccgcacgtcactgctcTCTGTCATCATATAATTCCAACACATTCTTACGTTGTTGGAAACTGCGCAGCCTCATCCTCTCTGCTGCCATCTTGTTACTCCTAACTGGTTAGGAGACCTCTCCAGCTCTCTTAAATAATTTAGGAGCTGAGACCTAATCTTAACACTTAGGAACCTTTATGAATCACACTTATTcttaagaataagaataagagtAAAATGACATCATTCTTAGAATTTTGACACACTTAAGACAAAAAATGTACTCTGAGCGGCTTTATACATACGGCCCCagatcatttattaatatttagacaggtctatgagtagtcatttaaatcctgttctgtgtgCTTTTGTTCAGTTTACAGCCAATGGAACAAAACTTTTGGCTACGTGAGAGCCCCTTATGATTCACATTGCGTACATTCACCTCACATGAATTCATTAATCTCTTTGATTCAGCATCAGTACATCTGAAACTCCGTCTTACTAAAGCcatcataatttatttaattaaattctgtaatagttcAAACATTTTGTCACCTTGACAAGATTACAAACAACTTTCttgtttgtcagtatttccaccttattttcattttgagatgACAAACACCTGGATATACTGGCCAGagtgatcagcacctttggactggaCATCTCCCATAATAAAgcacttaccgtaatttccggactgttgagcgcacctgaatataagccgcacccactgatttttaaataaaatattattttgaacataaataagccgcacctgtctataagccgcaggtatGTAGCATACTTTGTCAGAATAGCATACCGGAAGTTGAGTTTTATAGCGGGGTCTGTCAATTTAGCCTACTttgtcaaaacagcatacccGTGTTTGTgaagggtatgctgttttgatagcccctgctttaataaaaatacagtttataaagtggcatgctgttctgatagcccctgctttaataaaaatacagtttataaaggggtatgctgttctgatagcccctggttcaataaaaatacagtttataaaggggtatgctgttctgatagcccctggtttaataaaaatacagtttataaaggggtatgctgttctgatagcccctggttcaataaaaatacagtttataaaggggtatgctgttctgatagcccctggttcaataaaaatacagtttataaaggggtatgctgttctgatagcccctgctttaataaaaatacagtttataaaggggtatgctgttctgatagcccctgctttaataaaaatacagtttataaaggggtatgctgttctgatagcccctggttcaataaaaatacagtttataaaggggtatgctgttttgatagcccctgctttaataaaaatacagtttataaaggggtatgctgttttgatagcctcTGTTTTTATAGGTCTTGCTTCATAGAAAATTAAGTGTTGGGGTAtccttttttgttagttttcacacTTACCATTATACCCCTTCATACCCTATTTCTGTGTATCTTactaaaagaaaatacattataaaaacattctttgtttatagacagattgaaaaatattttaatacaaatttaaacataCAATATGTTTATCAACAATATGTACAACATAGTTTGAGGCAAacattatgcatttaacacacacTTTTTACACTTGAAATGCTCTGAGGCAAGGGTTGCAGGGGTACACTCCTTGTGCGTCCATCTTGAGCATATGtcacactgcacctttaaagacacagtttaaaaaaaattcactttaGAAGTGCAATATATAAATCAATGAAGCATTGAAGAATTGTTACAAACTTTTTCAGCTGTACCAGCAGTAAGAAGAAATACATTTCTTCTTACTGCTACAAGAGCCTTAAATAGCCATAGTTAAGACTATTGTAATGTAAATTTTTTCAAGGATGCCTGTATTTCCTGCTTTAGTGAAAGCAGTTAGGAATGTCAGATTGCTTATTACCGACTACTCCAGAAGAGTGGACTGTCCCAAAAGACACCATGACATCTTACAAGGCCATACCAGTCCTGAGAACATTTTATCTAATGTTCATATGGGCTGGATTGGGGGGCGGATATGAGTGGGGAGAAGAGTCATACAAAATGCTTTATGTTCTGCTCTGCTTGTTAACAAGctgcaataaattaataaaaagaccAAAGGATTTTGTTGCCATCCCTTATGAAGAAAATGTCACAGCACTATACTAAAATGCTTGCAGGTAAGCAAAAAGAGGACACAGCATCGTTGAACCAAACCAGGAGATGCTGCTGCTCCATTTGCCTTCGCCTCCCACTTGTCTGTCCCTAGAAGTCAGGTGAAGAGGCAGCTGGAGAGACTGAACCGGTGTTGTGCCGAATTTCGACCCCCACCAAATTTTTACCCCCTAGTATTGGTAGGTTTAGGATTAGATGTGGTGgaggggttaggattaggggtggggttaggatTAGGCAATCACCATTCCTTTTCACTCTGTACACCTCAGACTTCCAGTTTAAGTCAGAGACCTGTCATCTGCAGAAATACTCAGACGACTCTGCAATTGTCGGTGTATCAGAATTGATTTACATCAGATAAAGACAAAAAGCTGAGTGGATGGATAGTGAAAGTTGCCAGTTTGTCAGTATATAACCTATTGTCTTATTACCATCTCTGTGAAATCCTCCTCAGCATCAAACTGCAACATGTTGCAGGAAACACAGAGATCTTCCACACCatcttaaatgaaaaacaaaaatagtgCAACACAAGCAATGTTAATTTAAAGACATTTGCTGCAAGACTTTAGCCAATTTATCCTGAATATTGTCTCTTGTCAAAGGACAAGTCAGACATGGATTACTAATGGATACCTTTGCATTCCAGAAGAGTGGCTGCAATTTTGACTCTTGCGGCTGAGACCTCCTCTGTGTCTGTTTGAGCAACGCAGATACTTCTGCCTTGGAGAATGAGCTCTGCAAACTACAAAGAGTCAGTGTAGGTGTAAAGTAACATACATTCACCTTAATTACATATATCAATAATATCCATACCATACCATCAAAATTAAGACTCCACAACTAGAGCCGTCCTGCTGCAGATTGTGTTTTGCAGTTTGGATCGTCCACGGGCCTTCACTGACATTTCTTGTCTTCCAAAAATTTCTGTTATTGTACAAGTCATTAGTTCAGAAACATATTCAAATACAAAAGTCTACAAACACAGTAAGAAAGGCTTGTTTTACATCACCTCCAATTCCAAAGCATTTTTCTCTGGTACATATTTTCATTACCGAAGGGGTCTATCACAAGGAGCGATTTTTCATCCATTTTGACaatctgttaaaatgtattagttaatCCTAAAACAATCCCTAAAGATTTTATAGACACCAAAAACTACCAATAAAGTTTGTGGTAAATACAGAATCAACAAAAGTACCACTAAAATCCAGTGACCTCCAACGTTTACAGGACAAATCCAAGTTGAGGCTGTGGGTAACTTCATCTAAAAATAGAAGAGAGCACTTAAAATCCAAAGTTCCAACATGCATGTGTATAAGGATACATAGTCTGTAATAAAACCATATAACCTTTTGAACAACTCTGAAAAGGCCATGATGAAAGACAGAGGACCCAAGTACAGCATTCAAACAATGCACAGGTATCTGAAACAGTATTGGTCTGTTAGAATCCAGTATTTCTAACAACAGaatgaaaacacagaaatgttcATTTATTACCTTGGCTAATTTCATAATGCAGTGCAGGTATGCATCAATGATCtgtgtaaacaaaaaaagttgttaataatttaatttgatacaGCACTGAAACATTAAACTTGTATATCACATGGATGTACTTTCAcctggtcctggaggaacgttgtctcgttttgctgtgtactgtactaactgtatatggttgaaacgacaataaaaaccacttgacttgacttgacctcatCTGAAAGCCAGCCATGtaccgatagtgttctaaaagagGTATCATAAATTTTGTATGGTCCCACGACCGCTTCCACTTGTCCTGTATCTTTTTCGACTGCAACACAGAACATTTCAAATTATTCTTGTTAATATTTAGATGAAAAACTGTACCATTAACATTTTCAACAAAGAACACATGCAACCATGACCAGGAACGGGTCATGGGAGAAACATGCAACTTGATGACCAACCGGTCTTAACCAACGACCAACAGGTCGGAACTAACTTATGAGTTTCTATTGCACCTTGCTCTTGAGCACTACTCCAGACAGGTACCAGAGAACTGGCTTgggctgggacctgagagctggttggggctgggacctgagagctggTTGGGGCTGGGACCTGAGACCTGAGAGCTGGTTggggctgggacctgagagctggCACTACTTTTTTTATAAGGTTTCAGGTGACTgatgttatattttgttttaagacaGACACCCTGTGGTGTTTGTAAAGTTGCTGTCTTTTCTGAAATCTCCTTAATTGTGTAGGTTCCAGTGTAGTCTGCTTCCATTCTCCCTCCTTTCCTGCTTCTCTTTCTTATGTTCAGTAAGAGTACTTCATCTCCCTCTTTAAACTCCACATTTCTGTACTTTTTCTGAAATCTTTTTGCAAATgcctctgtcatttttttttgtgaccgtgCAATATTCTCCTGGACCTTTTCTCTTGTGCTCTCTTGCATTCTCTGACTGTCCCTGAGAAAATCACTGCAGTCTTCAGGGAGTATTATTGTTGAAAGCTACAACAAAATAGATAATGACTTGTACATTTCATAGTATAGACTTTTACACTAAATTAAtctacaataaaatattaaacatgtttCCAATAAAGCTGAGCTTCATGGGCAATATATCTGCATTTATATATTACTACTGCATCTAATGGATATATGTGGAATCTGGGAGTTACAGGAAAAGATATTGTGGTTGGGGTAGCCTGAATCTGTATGCATGAGACTGTGTGAATACTAGCCGAATTCACACTTTTGTAGTAAAATGAGAAACATTATACAGAAGTATAATTTTCTGTCATTTGTGTTTATCAGAGCCTGCAGTTACTGTGTGCAGTTGCTGTGTGATGCGCGTTCGCTGCGGGCGTATCGTGACGAGCTGGACGTGCTGCGAGAAAAGACCGATAAAATCGATTCTCTATTTTCGTTTTCAAAACTTGTGTTGGTTGGTCTGATCGATTGTGCAATCGATTTTCGAACATAAAGTGACAGCCCTACTGGTTTAAGCTAAGcttatcttttaaaatgtttggtcACTTGATGCTTTTTTAAGAAAAAGCCCTACCGGCAGTTCAACAGGCACTTCTGATGGAAATCTAGCTTCTCGCCCAtacattaaaagaaatggtgagaATTTTGTTGTGGTGTGTATTTTGGatctcagcaaaaaaagacttgCATCTAGGTACTTGTCCCAGTCATCCTGCTGATCATTAACAAGTTTAAGTGCCctagaaaaataatttttaaaatttttctAAATGAATGTATTTCAAGACAGAAACTACCAACTTTCAATACACTCTGGTAATAATGATCAGAAGAGCTACCAAATAAACAAAACCCAGAAAATAAACACAAGAATAAAGAATGCTTACCGTTTGATGTTATCATTGGTTTTCTCATCAAGCCCATTTGTTTGGGGATGGTAAGCAGCCGTAACACTCCTCTCAATAGAGAGCAGCTCACAAAGTGTGCTGTTtatctaaaaattaaaaaaaataaataaataaaatcagaacATTATTTTGGTTTATAGTAACATAACTATAACACATTTGGTTTATAGTACTTCTGTCAAATATTTCAATcaataaatctttatttgttGAGCACCAAATCACAAATGATATCATCAGAACAAAATGCATAAAGTGAAGCTTACTTGATTGACAAACTCCCGTCCTTGGTCTGACAGTATGCGCTTAGGGCAGCCATGTGTATAAATGACTGTACAAAGGTTTTTGGCTACTTCCAATGCAGACTTTGTCTTTTGAGGAAAGGCCTCCACCCACTTGGAAAAATAGTCAGTGACTGTCAATATATACTGATACCCAGTAGATGTTTTTTGGAGTGGACCAGTGAGATCAATGCCAATGAGCTCCCAAACAGCAGATAACTATTAGTGATTTGAATGCATAATAGATTAAATAACATAATGCTTAGCATTGTTAAAATCTAGTCGATTACAAAAGATGGTGACCTTGATGCATTCCAGAGTTTTAACTGCATTCAGGGGGTGGTCCCACCCGCTGACATTGGTCGCATTCAgatatcttgaaaaaaaaaaaaaagctcaattaCAAACAGTAAGTTTCACATAGCTATTAATATGTAGATATAGacgtataaaaatacaaatgttggcATATGGATGAACAGATAAACTACATACCCATTTGTCAATATCCACTGTCATGCCATACCAGTAGAACCGTGAACACTTGGCAGTTCGTGTTTTTAAGGTTCCTGTATGTCCTCCAATAGGTGAGGCATGAAATTCTTTAAATAAATTCACAGCCTCCTCCTTTGTCTTTATGACTCTTCTGTGACTGCCAAAGAGTAGTTCTCCATCTTTAAGGAATATTGACATAaccaataataaatacaaaatatgaacACGTCATATTCCTGTCAGTATTATAGACGTATTTTGATGGTAAATACTGACCGTGAATCCTGAATTTCGAGGAGTATTTCCTTAGGCTTTGCTTCTGCCCTTTATTTAGCTCTGCAGGGTATGAACCCTTTAAAAGGTAATTGAAAATTTCCTCCCACTTATTTTCCATGGTGAAACTACAGTTAGCAGAAAAATAAGCATTAAtcatttaaaagcaaaacattagTCGATGTGTTTAATCTCGGTCAGATGGCGCCAAACGCTAGAACCTCGAGTTAACACAAGATTTAACGTTTTAACGCGACTTTACGACTCCACttgctaaaaataatatattgagaACGTCTGTCAACAATTCTTGTGATTGTACAAGGATTGTACAAGGCAACAATTAGGTAATGTGTATATAATACGCAATATAATACACCAACACTTACCGCTTGTAATCTTAGGTATGCTGAAATGATGTTTTAAATTTAACGCATGCGCAATTCTACAAATTTCACTACTGCGCATGCGCATTAACCGAAGGTATCCCATTCTGATGGGTATGTTTTGTCAGAACGCCTGTTctgtgaaacaaatgaactttactcaggctttaacgaaacacggcttgtaacaaaaataaataggctttaacgtaacacggcttgtaacaaaaataaataggctttaacgaaacacgtcttgtaacaaaaaaaaataagctttaacgaaacacggtgtggcagcgggggcgtggtcaagcgcccgtccgggagagaaaagcataAAGGGCGctttcacctgagctaaattatgtctaacaccggtgtctaatttcagtaagcatggggagagcggcataaaaaggcagcagccacagagctgagagagtgacacacgtcagtctagtgttggcgcatagaagaattgagaaactttataaaattgattgtaaacattgctgtggccattaaaagccttacctggaacgtcaagtgccctgctgaaaactgtcacactggtgcccgcgtgacagttttcccaagaaggacacgtgaagcagggcacttgaaattagacaccggtgttagacataatttagcgcaggtgtaagacCAAGCTcacgtgcagcagctctatttccttttccaacagccagatcaatcgccttcaacttgaaagcagcatcatatgcgtttctccatgtctttgccatggtgagggtgacaaaattactaccgtaatcagaatgatgggaagtttgagcgcgctcgatttaaacagtaaacaaaaaaagttgttttgaccttaacccgttcggcaatttcattggtctaatgaaagcttcacgccgccaaaaaactgagcacgtcacagaatggtttttttttattttatttttttttataaaatttgaaagcgggaaaaatccatatattagccgcgtcattgtataagccgcgaggttcaaagcgtgggaaaaaagttgcggcttatagtccggaaattaagGTAAATTCTACTTTATATCGAGCGGTctacatgctggtttgggaaacaggcgtTAATCTTTTGTGCAATGTTAGTTAAGATGACTGTTAAAGCTTAAGTTGCAACATTATCGGGAAACCCAGTCATTGTCCATAACAGCAGCCATAGATGTCGCTTTACTACCCAGTAAAATGAGGATGCATTCATGAAATTGCAggcacaaattaataaaacattttcacagttAAACTAAATGAGGGAACTAATTAATAAAATACGCACATGCTCACATATTAATACGTTGTGGGAACGATATCTTTATAATTTGAGGGGCTCCGTACAACACGATGGCAGTTGACAGTGATTCATTCTGAATGCATTCGacaggttttggtgagaaataacCCCTTATTTTTCAGATGAAAATCTTCATGTGTActatgagagaagctcgttcaaGTGAAAAATTGCATTGTTTTGAGCCTATATCAAACTTCTCTGATATGTGTAGCATGAGAATCAGAAGAACTGTAAAACTGGAAGTGACCTATAAGAGCTTTTATTCAAATCTGAATCAAGAGTGCTgcgtaatatatatttattttcttccttTCTCACTTCCCAGCTAACACAAATACGTAACTGTTACGTAACTGCAACGTAATCTGGTGACCAAACTTTCGTCGTGGCGACGTAATTAGTTACGTCGTGGCAACCGGAAAAGTGAAAGTCCCAGATACGTTGTTACAACGTAACTTTGTGACGTTACCAGTTAGTAAGCACGACGTTGTGACAACGTAACTTTGTGACTTTACCAGTTAGTAAGCACGACGTTGTGACAACGTCACGTTGCGACGTTA harbors:
- the LOC127657717 gene encoding uncharacterized protein LOC127657717, producing the protein MKLAKIPVHCLNAVLGSSVFHHGLFRVVQKMKLPTASTWICPVNVGGHWILVIVKMDEKSLLVIDPFGNENMYQRKMLWNWRNFWKTRNVSEGPWTIQTAKHNLQQDGSSCGVLILMFAELILQGRSICVAQTDTEEVSAARVKIAATLLECKDGVEDLCVSCNMLQFDAEEDFTEMVQCDICSRWTHKECTPATLASEHFKCKKCVLNA